From one Amycolatopsis sp. FDAARGOS 1241 genomic stretch:
- a CDS encoding alpha/beta hydrolase yields MSGDRDLVYATVDGAELRLDVYRAPVAAAPVVVYLHGGGWSRGDRGAEAHRRQAPLAEHGVNVVSVDYRLAPGAVYPRQVHDVKGAVRWLRAHGGRLGLETGRLGVWGASAGAYLASLLALSPGDAELEGTVGGNLEQSSAVQAVVHWFGQADLAATAARSEVEARLLPFHFEADFLGGADPTGFSLLSRVTPDAPPFLIAHGDRDRIVPPSEGRALHDALVRAGASSRFELLGGAGHEDAAFDSPVHLATTAAWLRAVLS; encoded by the coding sequence GTGAGCGGCGATCGGGATCTCGTCTACGCGACCGTGGACGGTGCCGAGCTGCGGCTCGACGTGTACCGCGCCCCCGTGGCCGCCGCGCCGGTCGTGGTGTACCTGCACGGAGGCGGGTGGAGCCGGGGCGACCGGGGCGCCGAGGCCCATCGGCGCCAGGCGCCGCTGGCGGAGCACGGGGTGAACGTCGTCTCCGTGGACTACCGGCTCGCGCCGGGGGCGGTGTACCCGCGGCAGGTGCACGACGTGAAGGGCGCCGTTCGCTGGCTGCGCGCCCACGGCGGGCGCCTCGGTCTCGAGACCGGGCGACTCGGGGTCTGGGGCGCCTCAGCGGGCGCGTACTTGGCTTCACTGCTGGCGCTTTCGCCAGGTGACGCCGAGCTGGAGGGCACCGTCGGCGGCAACCTCGAGCAGTCGAGCGCCGTGCAGGCCGTGGTGCACTGGTTCGGCCAGGCAGACCTGGCGGCGACGGCGGCGCGCAGTGAGGTCGAAGCGCGGCTGTTGCCGTTCCACTTCGAAGCCGACTTCCTCGGCGGAGCCGACCCCACGGGGTTTTCGCTGCTCTCGCGGGTGACGCCGGACGCCCCGCCGTTCCTGATCGCCCACGGCGACCGCGACCGCATCGTGCCACCCTCGGAAGGCCGGGCGCTGCACGACGCACTCGTCCGCGCGGGCGCGTCGAGCCGCTTCGAGCTGCTGGGCGGCGCGGGCCACGAGGACGCCGCGTTCGACAGCCCGGTGCACCTCGCGACCACGGCGGCGTGGCTGCGCGCCGTCCTGTCCTGA
- a CDS encoding DsbA family protein gives MTTTVEHWFDFLCPFCYIAQDRNRILRERGVVVHEHPLQIHPEIGPGGSLVGTRVGPTYDFLGQQAEAAGLPLQWTDRIAYSLPALGAYATLSAEDTEVANRFAASVFNAYFGEGKDIESRDLLVALTEAAGGDPEVVRAAWESGEADQAVGRSAILAYENGVQGTPAWVGGGQSFSGLRKREFFENWADSLTRD, from the coding sequence GTGACCACGACCGTCGAGCACTGGTTCGACTTCCTGTGCCCCTTCTGCTACATCGCCCAGGACCGCAACCGCATCCTGCGCGAGCGCGGCGTCGTCGTGCACGAGCACCCGCTGCAGATCCACCCCGAGATCGGCCCGGGCGGCAGTCTGGTCGGCACGCGCGTCGGCCCGACCTACGACTTCCTCGGTCAGCAGGCGGAAGCCGCGGGCCTGCCGCTGCAGTGGACCGACCGCATCGCCTACTCCCTGCCCGCACTCGGCGCGTACGCCACGCTGTCGGCCGAGGACACCGAGGTCGCGAACCGCTTCGCGGCGTCGGTCTTCAACGCCTACTTCGGTGAGGGCAAGGACATCGAGTCGCGGGACCTGCTGGTGGCGCTGACCGAGGCGGCCGGCGGTGACCCGGAGGTCGTGCGCGCCGCGTGGGAGTCGGGGGAGGCGGACCAGGCCGTCGGCCGGTCGGCGATCCTCGCCTACGAGAACGGCGTGCAGGGCACCCCGGCGTGGGTCGGCGGCGGCCAGAGCTTCTCGGGTCTGCGCAAGCGCGAGTTCTTCGAGAACTGGGCCGATTCGCTCACCAGAGACTGA